In one Sphingomonas sp. S1-29 genomic region, the following are encoded:
- a CDS encoding ABC transporter permease, giving the protein MLSTTFTLAVRSIRRHLLRSFLTILGIVIGVAAVVTMVTLGQATTAAVQQSIASLGTNILQVRPGQGFGRGGGGPRPPDFEEQDVEAVKGQVAGVKAVAPQAQATATAIYNGANWSTTINGTTNAFFEVQPWNLTGGRTFLPAEEAAGRAVCIIGNTVRQNLFRETDAIGERIRLNDVSCDVIGTLETRGQAGFGGDQDDVVIMPIKTVQRRFTGNRDIRLMLVGVDAAYDGAQVQESLSTLLRERRGIETGAEDDFNIFDTAQISATLTGTTTLLTSIVTAVAGISLVVGGIGIMNIMLVSVTERTREIGIRLAIGAVAREVLLQFLVEAIVLSMLGGLIGLILAQIVIAVLVPIMQVPFIFDLQINIVAFAISALIGVVFGFFPARRAAALNPIDALRHE; this is encoded by the coding sequence ATGCTCTCCACCACCTTCACCCTCGCCGTCCGGTCGATCCGCCGCCATCTGCTGCGCTCGTTCCTGACGATCCTCGGCATCGTCATCGGCGTTGCCGCGGTCGTCACGATGGTGACGCTCGGCCAGGCGACCACCGCCGCGGTCCAGCAATCGATCGCTAGCCTGGGCACCAACATCCTCCAGGTCCGCCCCGGCCAGGGCTTCGGGCGCGGCGGCGGCGGACCGCGCCCGCCCGATTTCGAGGAGCAGGATGTCGAGGCGGTGAAGGGCCAGGTCGCGGGCGTAAAGGCGGTAGCACCGCAGGCACAGGCGACCGCGACCGCGATCTACAACGGCGCGAACTGGTCGACGACGATCAACGGCACCACCAACGCCTTTTTCGAGGTCCAGCCCTGGAACCTCACCGGCGGCCGCACCTTCCTCCCCGCCGAGGAAGCCGCCGGCCGCGCGGTGTGCATCATCGGCAACACCGTCCGCCAGAACCTGTTCCGCGAAACCGACGCGATCGGCGAGCGCATCCGCCTCAACGACGTGTCGTGCGACGTGATCGGCACGCTCGAGACGCGCGGCCAGGCGGGCTTCGGCGGTGATCAGGACGATGTCGTCATCATGCCGATCAAGACGGTGCAACGCCGCTTCACCGGCAACCGCGACATCCGGCTAATGCTCGTCGGGGTCGACGCCGCCTATGACGGCGCGCAGGTGCAGGAATCGCTCTCGACGCTGCTGCGCGAACGCCGCGGGATCGAGACGGGGGCCGAGGATGACTTCAACATCTTCGACACCGCACAGATATCGGCGACGCTGACGGGCACGACGACGCTACTGACCAGCATCGTCACCGCGGTCGCGGGCATTTCGCTGGTGGTCGGTGGAATCGGCATCATGAACATCATGCTGGTGTCGGTGACCGAGCGCACCCGCGAAATCGGCATCCGCCTGGCGATCGGAGCGGTCGCGCGCGAGGTGCTGCTGCAGTTCCTGGTCGAGGCGATCGTGTTGTCGATGCTCGGCGGGCTGATCGGGCTGATCCTGGCGCAGATCGTCATCGCGGTGCTGGTACCGATCATGCAGGTGCCCTTCATCTTCGATCTGCAGATCAACATCGTGGCGTTTGCGATCTCGGCGCTGATCGGCGTCGTGTTCGGCTTCTTCCCGGCAAGGCGCGCAGCGGCGCTAAACCCGATCGACGCGCTAAGGCACGAATAG